One segment of Drosophila mauritiana strain mau12 chromosome 3R, ASM438214v1, whole genome shotgun sequence DNA contains the following:
- the LOC117144490 gene encoding checkpoint protein HUS1 yields the protein MKFRALMQDPLYMKEFQAIVATLTKLAKDCVMILGSRQMHFIVNEDQSSAASPLVWAGIAADEYFPEYRMEAAHPDQEYIVLGVSSANLGRALSVLRGGGVNSCKLKLQRIQFPCISVIASVLTSSSTEAREVVHDVPVTIIPGSDWSAYVVPRVPNSQLALGLPSLRLLKSLIDKLKNISPSLEFQANLDGELNVIATSEMSTVTSRFQKLLIRTVAGSQQEASCSVDSRKASAFFGALQLPNEELTIGIDREHSIHLQIDVRQDVVLHSILPAVCM from the coding sequence ATGAAGTTCCGCGCACTGATGCAGGATCCGCTGTACATGAAAGAGTTCCAGGCCATTGTAGCCACTTTGACCAAGCTGGCGAAAGATTGCGTGATGATTCTGGGCTCTCGACAGATGCATTTTATCGTAAACGAGGATCAGAGCTCCGCTGCATCGCCCTTGGTTTGGGCAGGAATTGCAGCTGACGAGTATTTCCCGGAGTATCGCATGGAGGCTGCTCACCCGGATCAGGAGTACATAGTTCTAGGCGTGTCTTCGGCGAACCTCGGAAGAGCTTTATCAGTGCTTCGCGGTGGAGGCGTAAACAGCTGCAAACTAAAGCTGCAGAGAATTCAGTTTCCGTGCATTTCAGTAATAGCCTCGGTGCTTACGTCGTCTTCAACAGAAGCCCGTGAAGTGGTGCACGATGTTCCAGTGACCATAATCCCGGGCAGCGATTGGTCTGCCTACGTTGTACCGAGAGTTCCAAACTCGCAGTTGGCCTTGGGCCTACCAAGCCTAAGATTGCTCAAAAGTCTCATTGACAAGCTGAAGAACATATCACCCAGCCTTGAGTTTCAGGCCAACTTGGACGGAGAGCTCAATGTCATAGCCACCTCTGAAATGTCCACTGTGACTAGTCGATTCCAAAAATTACTAATTCGAACTGTGGCAGGATCCCAGCAGGAAGCGTCCTGCTCCGTGGATTCAAGAAAAGCCTCTGCCTTCTTCGGAGCACTTCAACTCCCTAACGAGGAACTGACTATTGGGATTGACCGTGAGCATTCCATCCATCTGCAGATCGATGTACGACAGGATGTTGTTCTGCACTCTATTCTGCCAGCTGTTTGTATGTAG